In Natrinema versiforme, the following are encoded in one genomic region:
- a CDS encoding 3-isopropylmalate dehydratase large subunit, producing the protein MTGKTITEKILSEKSGEDATAGDYVEATVDAMVTHDVTGPLTIDVFEDVTGEDAALAAPENVVFTLDHHAPADGVQAANNHNIVREFAAEYGANQYEISDGICHQVMIEEGFVEPGDLVIGADSHSTTYGGLGALGTGVGSTDLGTAFATGELWFRVPETIRFEVEGDLPDGVYAKDLILRFIGDVGFAGATYKTAEYGGSAIRDLPIHQRLVLSNMAIEMGGKAGIVEPDDRTATYLEEQAGLEVGVDPDLAADDGASYEAVYTYDGDALAPQVSKPSNPENAVDVGETAGTGIDQVFVGTCTNGRYEDIRVVADALAGEQVAPNTRLIVVPASRAVYQRCLETGVLEALVDAGATFQSAGCGPCFGTHQGALGDGDVALATANRNFPGREGSMESRVYLGSPATAAATALYGEITDPREIETTRYDDHAVSDVGVVR; encoded by the coding sequence ATGACAGGAAAAACGATAACGGAGAAGATCCTCTCGGAGAAATCGGGCGAAGACGCGACCGCCGGCGACTACGTCGAGGCGACGGTCGACGCGATGGTCACACACGACGTGACCGGACCGCTGACCATCGATGTCTTCGAGGACGTAACCGGCGAGGACGCAGCGCTCGCCGCGCCAGAGAACGTCGTCTTCACGCTCGACCACCACGCTCCCGCGGACGGGGTACAGGCCGCGAACAACCACAACATCGTCAGGGAATTCGCCGCCGAGTACGGAGCGAACCAGTACGAGATCAGCGACGGCATCTGCCACCAAGTGATGATCGAGGAGGGGTTCGTCGAACCGGGCGATCTCGTCATCGGGGCCGACTCCCACTCGACGACCTACGGTGGACTGGGCGCGCTCGGAACGGGCGTCGGATCGACCGACCTCGGGACCGCCTTCGCCACGGGCGAACTCTGGTTCCGTGTCCCCGAAACGATCCGCTTCGAGGTCGAGGGCGACCTGCCGGACGGCGTCTACGCGAAAGACCTCATCCTCCGCTTTATCGGCGATGTCGGCTTCGCCGGTGCGACGTACAAGACGGCCGAGTACGGCGGGAGCGCGATCCGCGACCTGCCGATTCACCAGCGGCTCGTGCTCTCGAACATGGCGATAGAAATGGGCGGCAAAGCCGGCATCGTCGAACCGGACGACCGAACGGCGACCTACCTCGAGGAGCAGGCCGGTCTCGAGGTCGGGGTCGATCCCGACCTCGCCGCCGACGACGGCGCGAGCTACGAGGCCGTCTACACCTACGACGGCGACGCCCTCGCGCCACAGGTCTCGAAGCCGTCGAACCCGGAAAACGCGGTCGACGTGGGCGAGACCGCCGGCACGGGCATCGATCAGGTCTTCGTCGGTACCTGTACCAACGGCCGTTACGAGGACATCCGCGTCGTCGCGGACGCCCTCGCGGGCGAGCAGGTCGCCCCGAACACCCGCCTGATCGTCGTCCCGGCCTCCCGGGCGGTGTATCAGCGGTGTCTCGAGACAGGCGTGCTCGAGGCGCTCGTCGACGCGGGCGCGACGTTCCAGAGCGCCGGTTGCGGCCCGTGTTTCGGTACGCACCAGGGCGCGCTCGGCGACGGCGATGTCGCGCTGGCGACGGCCAACCGCAACTTCCCCGGCCGCGAGGGGTCGATGGAGAGTCGGGTCTACCTCGGCAGTCCGGCGACCGCGGCCGCGACGGCGCTGTACGGCGAGATCACCGATCCGCGGGAGATCGAGACGACGCGGTACGACGATCACGCCGTCTCCGACGTGGGGGTGGTTCGATGA
- a CDS encoding oxaloacetate decarboxylase, with translation MSDSDATLRDLFDRDDLLLAPGVADALEATIAERANADALYVSGNAVATAVHGGPDIGLTTMSETVDRVREITGAIDRPVFCDADAGYGNALNVYRTVREFERAGAAGVHIEDQRAPKQCGHFDGKRLIAADEMVGKLEAAIDAREDDSFVVVARTDAVAVGGLEAAIDRARTYVESGADGIFVDAPETEAQLAEIGDRLADVPLVVNLPYGGKSPIFPAERVAEMGYDVLLFATTAQKAKLRLLEDVYSELVETGNERGLVDRLGTWEDRDDVTDLETWREREKQYAAEDTDGSE, from the coding sequence ATGTCCGATTCAGACGCGACGCTCCGAGACCTGTTCGATCGCGACGACCTCCTCCTCGCGCCGGGCGTCGCGGACGCGCTCGAGGCGACGATCGCCGAGCGGGCCAACGCCGACGCCCTCTACGTCAGCGGCAACGCCGTCGCAACGGCCGTCCACGGCGGTCCAGATATCGGCCTGACGACGATGTCGGAGACCGTCGATCGCGTTCGCGAGATCACCGGTGCCATCGACCGACCGGTGTTCTGCGACGCGGACGCCGGCTACGGGAACGCGCTGAACGTCTACCGGACCGTCCGCGAGTTCGAGCGCGCGGGCGCGGCCGGCGTCCACATCGAGGACCAGCGCGCGCCGAAGCAGTGCGGGCACTTCGACGGGAAGCGACTCATCGCGGCCGACGAGATGGTCGGCAAACTCGAGGCCGCGATCGACGCCCGCGAGGACGACTCGTTCGTCGTCGTCGCTCGCACCGACGCGGTCGCAGTCGGGGGGCTCGAGGCGGCGATCGACCGCGCCCGAACGTACGTCGAGTCCGGGGCCGACGGGATCTTCGTCGACGCCCCGGAAACGGAGGCGCAACTGGCCGAGATCGGCGACCGCCTCGCCGACGTGCCGCTGGTCGTCAACCTCCCCTACGGCGGGAAGAGCCCGATATTCCCCGCCGAGCGGGTCGCGGAGATGGGGTACGACGTACTGCTCTTCGCGACGACGGCACAGAAAGCGAAGCTACGGTTGCTCGAGGACGTCTACTCGGAACTCGTCGAAACCGGGAACGAGCGCGGGCTCGTCGACCGGCTCGGCACGTGGGAGGACCGCGACGACGTGACCGACCTCGAGACGTGGCGCGAGCGCGAGAAGCAATACGCCGCGGAGGACACGGACGGGTCGGAATGA
- a CDS encoding hydroxymethylglutaryl-CoA lyase, producing MTLPESATIVEMLPRDGFQRYPEFVPTDEKVEIIDALSETGVDEIEFTSFTHPEAVPGLRDADEVAERIDRRDDVTYRALVPNDIGMERAIQADVDKVNALVVISDTYREKNQGMSLEENLEQVRAIVEMAEGTGIEVEAGLGTSFFCPYEGRIPLARTRYVVDRVLEAGVDEVTLATTMGMADPCGITETLTSVSEQHPDADLGVHLHDTNGMSLANTLAAMQCGVSRFDTSVCGLGGGTILPGGLGDVGNTPTEDLVNMLHDMGIETGVDFDRLLAVAEDVADRLELGTPSRALLGGTREQVLEAAAGESTTD from the coding sequence ATGACCCTCCCCGAGTCCGCGACGATCGTCGAGATGCTCCCGCGGGACGGCTTCCAGCGCTATCCGGAGTTCGTCCCGACCGACGAGAAAGTCGAGATCATCGACGCGCTCTCGGAGACGGGCGTCGACGAGATCGAGTTCACCTCGTTTACCCATCCCGAGGCGGTTCCCGGACTTCGCGACGCCGACGAGGTCGCCGAGCGTATCGACCGGCGCGACGACGTGACCTACCGGGCGCTCGTGCCGAACGATATCGGGATGGAGCGGGCCATCCAGGCCGACGTCGACAAGGTCAACGCCCTGGTCGTCATCAGCGACACCTACCGCGAGAAAAACCAGGGGATGAGCTTGGAGGAGAACTTAGAGCAGGTCAGGGCCATCGTCGAGATGGCCGAGGGGACGGGGATCGAAGTCGAGGCGGGACTCGGCACGAGTTTCTTCTGTCCCTACGAGGGCCGGATCCCGCTGGCGCGAACCCGCTACGTCGTCGACCGCGTCCTCGAGGCCGGCGTCGACGAAGTGACTCTCGCGACGACGATGGGGATGGCCGACCCGTGCGGGATCACGGAGACGCTGACATCCGTCTCCGAGCAGCATCCGGACGCGGACCTCGGGGTCCACCTGCACGACACCAACGGCATGAGTCTCGCGAACACGCTCGCGGCCATGCAGTGTGGCGTCTCGCGGTTCGATACCTCGGTCTGTGGCCTCGGCGGCGGGACGATCCTCCCCGGCGGACTGGGCGACGTCGGCAACACGCCGACGGAGGACCTCGTCAACATGCTTCACGACATGGGGATCGAAACCGGCGTCGACTTCGACCGGCTGCTCGCAGTCGCCGAAGACGTCGCCGACCGGCTCGAGCTGGGAACGCCGAGCCGCGCGTTACTGGGCGGGACCCGCGAGCAGGTGCTCGAGGCCGCCGCCGGCGAATCGACGACCGACTAA
- a CDS encoding 3-isopropylmalate dehydratase — MSVDGTGRAWVFGDDIDTDQITPSRFLVSSDPDELGEHAFNDLRPEFADDVEPGDFVVAGENFGSGSSREHAPLSLVGAGVAGVVAQSFARIFFRNAINLGLPVLLCPGVGEIDDRAEISIDVDEGFVYDHDEEIRYDAEPLPPFLQDLVDQGGLKPYTRRKLESAD, encoded by the coding sequence ATGAGCGTCGACGGAACCGGACGCGCGTGGGTCTTCGGCGACGACATCGATACCGACCAGATCACCCCCTCGCGGTTTCTGGTCTCGAGCGATCCGGACGAACTCGGCGAGCACGCGTTCAATGACCTCCGGCCCGAGTTCGCCGACGACGTCGAACCCGGCGACTTCGTCGTCGCGGGCGAGAACTTCGGGAGCGGCTCCTCGCGGGAACACGCCCCGCTCTCGCTCGTCGGTGCCGGCGTCGCCGGCGTCGTCGCCCAGTCGTTCGCACGGATCTTCTTCCGGAACGCGATCAACCTCGGTCTGCCGGTGTTGCTCTGCCCAGGCGTCGGCGAGATCGACGACAGGGCCGAAATCTCGATCGACGTCGACGAGGGGTTCGTCTACGATCACGACGAGGAGATCCGGTACGACGCCGAACCGCTGCCGCCGTTCCTGCAGGACCTCGTCGATCAGGGCGGGCTCAAACCGTACACGAGACGAAAACTCGAGTCGGCCGACTGA
- a CDS encoding nuclear transport factor 2 family protein, with product MTDTPRALVEEFFERMADDERRHTVGDCFAENAVITLPGARFEGPGAADEMLEWLAPRYERAAKEYADWIEAGPVVVSQGTLFGVDADGERFEDVRYVDVYRIEDGEIARLDIYNDLAAEGVIE from the coding sequence ATGACCGACACGCCGAGAGCGCTGGTCGAGGAGTTCTTCGAGCGGATGGCCGACGACGAGCGTCGGCACACCGTCGGCGATTGCTTCGCCGAGAACGCGGTGATCACCCTCCCCGGAGCGCGGTTCGAGGGCCCCGGCGCGGCCGACGAGATGCTCGAGTGGCTCGCACCCCGCTACGAGCGAGCGGCGAAGGAGTACGCGGACTGGATCGAAGCGGGCCCGGTCGTCGTCAGTCAGGGCACTCTCTTCGGCGTCGACGCCGACGGCGAGCGGTTCGAGGACGTTCGGTACGTCGATGTCTACCGGATCGAGGATGGCGAGATCGCTCGGCTGGACATCTACAACGACCTCGCGGCCGAGGGGGTCATCGAATGA
- a CDS encoding MmgE/PrpD family protein: MTTSPPDPASPWEASIFDFLERPIPESVLERGAMTVADVLAATVSGSAVEPYEAAWESVDLPDGPSTVIGSSRTTSPVQAATLNGAAAIAQEIEEGHNTGGHVGSGIVVGALAMAERADADGEILVESCVKAYEICARLEEAIFAMKDRLNESVPWLVRNPHATWTTVGPALAGVLCTDPDPSVAREAFRLAANRAVVSMDDPYEAGPPSRNLTAGASAGVGVTMAQLAAAGIPGSPDVMRSVYDPFEELLPDGFAERFASLGDHWAITENYFKPYPSCRYTHAPVDALREIDGPIDSNAIDRIVVETYANAVDMAHTEPTTLTGAKFSIPYVLARYLRSGELRLEHFHPDRVADDAVRALADRVTVRGADEFDDAFPENWGARVTLEYADGRSAVGERAYPAGDHRDPIAPAAFDERLRALLDYGLPDGTAEDAFAVVRDPRAADTREIGALLRP; the protein is encoded by the coding sequence GTGACGACGAGCCCACCCGATCCGGCGAGCCCGTGGGAGGCGTCGATCTTCGACTTCCTCGAGCGGCCGATCCCCGAGTCGGTCCTCGAGCGGGGAGCGATGACCGTCGCCGACGTGCTGGCCGCGACGGTCTCGGGGAGCGCGGTCGAGCCGTACGAAGCGGCGTGGGAGTCCGTCGATCTCCCGGACGGGCCGTCGACGGTTATCGGCTCGAGTCGCACCACGTCGCCGGTACAGGCCGCCACGCTGAACGGGGCGGCGGCCATCGCACAGGAGATCGAAGAGGGCCACAACACCGGCGGTCACGTCGGCTCGGGCATCGTCGTCGGGGCGCTCGCGATGGCTGAACGCGCGGACGCCGACGGAGAGATACTAGTCGAAAGCTGTGTCAAGGCCTACGAGATCTGCGCCCGGCTCGAGGAAGCGATCTTCGCGATGAAAGACCGGCTCAACGAGTCGGTGCCGTGGCTCGTGCGGAACCCCCATGCGACCTGGACCACGGTCGGGCCCGCGCTGGCCGGCGTGCTCTGTACCGACCCCGATCCCAGTGTGGCCCGCGAGGCGTTCCGGTTGGCCGCCAACCGCGCCGTGGTCTCGATGGACGACCCCTACGAGGCGGGCCCGCCGTCGCGGAACCTGACCGCGGGCGCGTCCGCCGGCGTCGGCGTGACGATGGCCCAACTCGCGGCGGCGGGCATCCCCGGCTCGCCGGACGTAATGCGGTCGGTCTACGACCCGTTCGAGGAGCTGTTGCCGGACGGATTCGCCGAGCGGTTCGCTTCGCTCGGCGACCACTGGGCGATCACGGAGAACTACTTCAAGCCGTATCCGTCGTGTCGGTACACGCACGCGCCCGTCGACGCTCTCCGCGAAATCGACGGCCCGATCGATTCGAATGCGATCGATCGGATCGTCGTCGAGACCTACGCGAACGCGGTCGACATGGCCCACACCGAACCGACGACGCTCACCGGCGCGAAGTTCTCGATTCCGTACGTCCTCGCACGATACCTGAGAAGCGGCGAACTCCGTCTCGAGCACTTCCACCCGGACCGAGTCGCGGACGACGCGGTCCGGGCCCTCGCCGATCGCGTGACCGTCCGAGGGGCCGACGAGTTCGACGACGCCTTCCCCGAGAACTGGGGCGCTCGAGTCACCCTCGAGTACGCCGACGGCCGGAGTGCGGTCGGCGAACGGGCGTATCCCGCGGGGGACCACCGCGATCCGATCGCGCCGGCGGCGTTCGACGAGCGATTGCGGGCGCTGCTCGACTACGGCCTCCCGGACGGGACCGCCGAGGACGCGTTCGCCGTCGTTCGCGACCCGCGAGCGGCCGACACGCGGGAGATCGGTGCCCTGTTGCGACCCTGA